Genomic window (Cryptococcus neoformans var. grubii H99 chromosome 9, complete sequence):
TCTAGAAGCTCTGTAGGTacttctctcatctctgCGATGTTTTAGTGGATTGATGCCCAAGGGTAGAGAACAACGTGCAACAGAAGAGTTTGAAATTGATCCTGCACAAAACAAGGGTGCGGCTTTCGCCTTCCATGATGTCAAACGAAAGAAAACAGAAAGAATGCAGATGCATGGGGGAGAGTGTGAATGCTGTAAAGGAGTAAGTATACACCATACCGTCTGAGTGTTGTGGGTTAGCTTTCAAACTGAGCTTTGAATAGTATTACGAGGCTGTCGGTGTTATGCCAAAGTTTTATCAGGCTCCGACGTGGAAAGATCAAGGGcaggttgaggaagaggatggggagcAAAAAATGAGAGAGCATCTTAATAAAGTCTCTCGACATCGCGAAGACGTAAGCTCTTCTTTGTTTCTTTGGAGTAGATGTTTACAATGACGATAGTGGGTGAAACCACCGACCCCACCCGGATACTGGCAGATTGGATTTCCCACCACtcaggaggtggaggagcagaATAGGAAAGCGGATGAGATGGCAAGGGAACGGGATGAAAAGATCCGGAAGGAAGCAATGTAAGATCGTATATCTGCAATTGCACGGCAAACAGGACTGACAACTTGTACAGGCAGAAAGATGGTaaatggagaaagaagtCGAAAGTATAAACATGCCTTGATTTACAGTAAATTATGCTTAACTTAATACATTATTTATTGCGTACTGCCATACACGTTAGCTCTATAATACATATTCAAACATTCATGTTGTCATCAAGTCATCAAAAATCATAATCGTTGCCTAGCCAGCATATTGCGGCACCCAAAATGTTCCTAGCCAAGTTGACCTACTATTTCTTTACCTTACTTTCCTTTAGGATTGCACTAGGAATCCTTGGGACTGGAGGTGGCGTCTCTCTGAAGACGTGTACGCTGGTCGGCCTGCTACTTGGTGTTCTGGATCCAGCTGAAGCAGGCATAAGGATGGGCTTGGCCATGTTGCTTAAAGAGCTTCTCCGCGGCCCTCTCTTCGCACGCTCCACCTTATCGGCACCAGTTGTGGGTGTGGATACTGCTCCTGATAATGACTGACGAGAACGCTGGTGATGTAGTctagaagaagacgataATGGTGGAGGGCCTCTGCCAATGGGATTTCTCTTGCCTGTTCTCGAATTTGGCCTAGGTGGATTGCTAGCGGCTGCTGAAGCAGAGAATGATGAGAATCCAGAAGTAGGCGTGGCAGAGCGCAGAGGCTGGTACACGTCGGGGGACATTGGTcgggaagagaaagaagggacaGGGATCATCGATGGCGAAAGAGGACGCCCTTCGCTTTCACGTCTGCTGGCCTTCAATCCTAACCGGGAAGATGGTCTTTGGCCTGCTTGCCGTTGAGCTGTGCTGGAGGTAATCGACCTGGCCGAGCCACTTGCTAGGGGAGACGGGATTCCAGGCCTAGAAGGCAATGACCGGTTGGAAGTAGTACTTGAGCTCCTGAAGGTGGGATCAAGAGGAGAATTTGGTTCAGCAGGAAGAGTCATGGACCACGGACCAGTAGGCGTGtcctcaccctcaccctcaccaACAAGGACCCAGCCTGGAGACATAATGCCACTGCCAGGAAACTGTTGGGATTGAGCGGTCGGAGTTGTATTGTGATCTTTCGCCAAAGCGGTAACACGAGCATGGGGGGCAGGTGCGGTTGTTGTGGAGCTCGTCGTCGAAGTCGTGGAAGTTACCCGCCTGCCAACGCCAAAGACCGAAGCGGGGTTCGAAACATTCCTCCTAGGCACTTTAGCACCTCCCAGCTTATCATCCGTCGCCTTGAGCCTGGCCTGTAAGTcatgaagaagcttgaAGCCTCTGGATTTAGTCTGCTGATGGCTGGCCAGCACAGTACCCCGCGCAGGTGAAGCTTGCGGAATACCACTCCTAGATCGGGCCAATGCCGGTGAGCCGGGCGTACCAGCGGCAGCAGCCAAATTGCGAGACGTGGTGGAGCGACTGAGTGTgctgaaagaaggagaatgtgGGATCTGTTGCGAGAACCTCTTTGTCGAGGGAGATGCCACAGGGATGGAGGACATGGTGCCGCTCCGTGACAAGCCACGTTTGGGAGAATGCCCTTCAGGAGTGACCGATTTGTTCTTGCTAGGGacgggaggaggaagtgggGACGCATTGATATCGTCAGAAAGATGGATGCGGGAAAGATCACAGGTGGCATCATGTATGGGGGAAGAGGTAGACACAGAGGATGGGGGAGTCGCAATTGCGCGGGCGAGCTGGTCCTTTAAAATACTGATTTCTTCGTTGGCCTCTAGCATGCTTGTCAGCTATGCTGGATGGCTGTCATCATAAGACTCACCCCGTAGCTCGTCTTTCAGCCTCTGAGTTTCAGCCTCTAGCTCATCCTTTTGCGCCAGATCCTGTTCCAAGAGagtcttctcctcaatAGCTCGGTTGTATTTGCTTTCGAGATCTAGCAACGAAGACACCGCCACTCTATTGAGGCTGGATTAGTAATACTGTGAGGCAATGCGTCTGCAACGAACCGTTCATTGCGCTCCAGTTCATCATTTCCCATTTCCAGATCTCGCAAGGCAACCAGAGTCCTGTCCCTTTCTGAGCGCAGATTATCCATTTCTCTTTGCATTGCCGAAGTTGTCGAGCTGTACATCTTTTGCAACGCAATGTGTTTTGTCTACCGTGCTCGCATAAGCCGAACGATCATTGGGAAGACGGAGTACATACCctccactcttccttctccgcatCTAATCTTTTAATTCTTTCTCGAAGGTCGGTTTGTTGCTTATCATTAGCGGCCAGCTCTTGTtccatctcgtcctccAGCTCTTTAGATGACTGTTGGAACTCCTCTGCAAAAGTTGTCGGTAAACGATTATCCTTTCTTACAATAATTCCATCATCTTACCCAGTTCGGTCCTGGTGTCAGTGAGCATATCAAGCGCTTGCCTGTACTTCTCCCTATAATGTgcaatctcttcttctggtgAGTCAAACCTGTCCACGATCTGTGAGTTCGTGGCCGTCCCATATAATAAGAGACACGCACGTAATGTCGCCCTCGTCGTCAACCATTGCAGAGCTGCTCGGCATGGTGTGGACGGAAGCGGAGGGCATTgtaggaggaagatcgAGGACTGAATGACCTGCCGACATACTGACGGTAAATAGCCTCTGTAGGCCAAGGCGATAATGGTAGTCTTATGACAGTGGACGGACAGTTGACGAAGCAGTAACAATCCAAATGAACTTGTAAACACACTGAGATCCGGACAACCCTCTCAGAGTTTACTCGAAATGTTTGTTTACGCAGGGGGTGCCACATTCCGGAGGTAACCGGGATTACTTAAATATATAGCAATTAcgtccatcctcctcgctcccttcttccacccaaCACCAATTTCATTTTTGTCCAATTTCTCACATTCCGCCAGCTGCTCTTGTCAGCATATACCTAGCTGCATCGCTCAAGCGCGCGCGCACCCCGTCAAAATGAACGCAGACCTCAAAAGGGTTCGCGAGAATACACTTGATGATAGCCCTTCGCCGTCCGCTAAACGAAGGTTAAACAGTAATGCGTCGTCGCCCATACAACCctcagatgatgagggcATGGCAGAGTGGATGAAGGTAGTCGAGGTAAGTTAAATTCAAAATTAAGGGGCGTCTGTGCACCCAATCGGTGCATTCAGAGAGGATTAGTCAACGCGCCTCGGCCGACCTACCCTGCTTTACGCTTGGTATAAAATTGCGATGTTGATGAATCATTGAAATGTAGGTCAAACGTAAGGAGGCCATCTACCGCCAAATGCTAGAATATCGACGTATTTCAGAACATGAAACCAAAAGGGCCAATGATCTTGAAGCACAGCGACGTGTCCTCGAGGCTAGTTTTTACGCAGTTGAGTTGTGCTGGACCCAGGTTCGTTTTTGACTTCCTTGTTTCGATCTTCGTTGGTTAATGTTATTTGCAgattgttgctgctgttaGGGATCTAGCTGGAGCCGAAGATCTACAAttaaaagaagaggaggttttAGAACGTAAGTGGTGTCGAGACCGTTCATTTTCCATATTTGCTAAATAAGTTGATAGCTTTACTGGATCCATCAACTCCTGTACCGGAGCTGGAAAAGGCGCTGCAAAGTAGATTGCCCACTACGAGACAATTAGTGACTCGTTTTGTTGATCTTGTGGCTCATAATGCTGCCAGACCGGCTTCTGAAGCAGATTTACAAGCTCGCTGCTTGAAATTGGAAGCCGAGGCTAGTGCTCTCCGTTCCAATTCGAAATTACTAGAATCTGAGATCTCGGCTCTTAAAGGTTCCCGCGACGAAGTGCAAAGGGACCTACACAGAACTCAAAAGGCGCTGGATCGAGAACGGATGGAGCACAGCAAGgctcaagaagaatggaaagaggaacgAACAAGAGGAGGCCGAGCGACCCCCAATTTACGGGCCAATGGATCAGGCCACTCGACTCCCAATGGCAAGGTTGAAGCCGATAAGAAGTTTTACAATGGTGCTGGTCCGTCGATGGCGGGCGTGCTGCAGGATACTTCAGAATTAGAACAATTAGCAGCATCAAGGCTGAAGCAACTGGAACAGCTTCGTGTTGAGCAAACGCATCTCCAGCAAGAGGTCGATAGGTTAAAGATCTTGGTAAGTCTTTTTTGCCATATGCGAGGCTACAAATTAATCTAGCTTTAGGCAAATCATCCTTCTGAAACTGCCCTTCGAGAATCCCCATTCTTCCAAGTCTATCTTCGTCAACTTTCCACCTCCATAAACCGCGCTGAATCTCTTCAGGCCCGCTTTACAGCCACTGAAAGCAAGCTGGATCAACTTCGTGATTCCAATGGTGAATTTCGTGAGGCGGTTCTTGCTGAAGCGCGAGGGCAGACGGAGGTCTTACGGGCTCAAATGGCTAAAAAAGACTCTGACATTGCTAGGCTACGTGGCCAGCGTGACGAATTGAACAGCGAAATCATGGAAAGACGAGCCAAAGAAGTCGAGAAATGCAAGTATACGGAACAAATAGAGAACCTGGCGAACTCTAGACAAGAGAGGATCAGTTTCCTCACTTCTGAAGTTCGACGCTTGAAAGGCAGGCTTGCGGCTGCGCATGGTTCCGATGGTTATCTCTCATTCCTCAAAGAAGCTGGTATT
Coding sequences:
- a CDS encoding E3 ubiquitin-protein ligase BRE1 translates to MNADLKRVRENTLDDSPSPSAKRRLNSNASSPIQPSDDEGMAEWMKVVEVKRKEAIYRQMLEYRRISEHETKRANDLEAQRRVLEASFYAVELCWTQIVAAVRDLAGAEDLQLKEEEVLEPLLDPSTPVPELEKALQSRLPTTRQLVTRFVDLVAHNAARPASEADLQARCLKLEAEASALRSNSKLLESEISALKGSRDEVQRDLHRTQKALDRERMEHSKAQEEWKEERTRGGRATPNLRANGSGHSTPNGKVEADKKFYNGAGPSMAGVLQDTSELEQLAASRLKQLEQLRVEQTHLQQEVDRLKILANHPSETALRESPFFQVYLRQLSTSINRAESLQARFTATESKLDQLRDSNGEFREAVLAEARGQTEVLRAQMAKKDSDIARLRGQRDELNSEIMERRAKEVEKCKYTEQIENLANSRQERISFLTSEVRRLKGRLAAAHGSDGYLSFLKEAGIDGDYVKDLEAKVVTSQDQINALTSQLERVSSDTAAAKSETEVRTELESAKRLLARYERILGPNPEAAEDVRYLSQQLEKKEKERASLEMRLEEAEAATNALYSEVEGLSKLWEALDQTVKSKVLELRDGEQKITRLATEKAKADNKYFAAMRAKEAVDMEAKAAQRSVEKQLRLLERAQEVETSLRSQITANEKGLTALKNNALDLQNQLATVVAEKTQLELRLQQSQNALIEAQQIMHQRVAEAIAEKEARAKLQDEADGQTKIIKKLKERQDAVAAASQTGMSDHEWAITQERDKLLKLLKCSCCEQNFKQQVIVKCMHTFCKQCLEQRIASRQRKCPACGLAFAKEDIQTLYWQ